CGATTTTTGAATCTTATATTTGAGTGGGCAGCGGATTCGTGATAATTGTTTCGGCTGCTTTTATCGGCTCATTTTTCGTCTTTTATACGGGTACGTCATTAACGTAAAGAAGGGTTTGAAACCCTGATTTGTCAGGATCAGGTGTCCAAATGAAAAGATCAATCCGTTTTTTGGTATGGTGAAGCGCAAAACGTCGCAGCATTTATACATCTCAATGCCTTACCATTCAGGATTTTCAGAAATAAGCTGCTAACTTTGCAACCTTTTTCGGAAGTCTGCTATCCAATCATCTTACAATGAGTACTATTCAGGAAGAAATAGCCAAACGGCGCACATTTGCCATTATCAGTCACCCGGATGCGGGAAAAACAACCCTGACCGAAAAGCTCCTGCTTTTTGGAGGGGCCATTCAAACGGCGGGTGCCGTAAAATCGAATAAGATCAAGAAGACCGCTACCTCTGACTTCATGGAAATAGAGAAGCAGCGCGGTATTTCGGTCGCTACATCGGTAATGACGTTTGAATATAATAATCTTTTGATCAATATATTGGATACTCCCGGTCACAAAGACTTTGCCGAGGATACCTACCGTACGCTGACGGCAGTTGACTCGGTGATTTTGGTGATCGATTGTGTGAAAGGCGTTGAGGAACAGACTGAGCGGCTCATGGAAGTGTGTCGGATGCGCGATACCCCGGTAATCGTTTTTATTAATAAAATGGACCGGGAAGGGCAAAATCCGTTTGATCTGTTGGATGAACTGGAACAGAAGTTAAACCTGAAAGTACGTCCGCTGACGTGGCCTGTCAACGGTGGTGCAACGTTCAAAGGGGTATATCACTTGCTGGAAAAACAGATGTATTTTTTCAAAGTGAATAAAACCAAGGTAGAAGATGACGTGGCCTTGCTGGAGTTGGACTCAGAGGAGTTAGATTTAAAAGTAGGTACCCGCGACGCCGACCAACTGCGGGAAGATGTGGAGCTGATTGATGGCGTATACGACCAATTCAACCGCGAAGATTACCTCTCGGGCAAAGTGGCCCCCGTCTTTTTCGGCAGTGCGGTCAATAACTTCGGCGTGCGTGAATTGCTCGAAGCCTTTTGCCAAATTTCACCGCTGCCCATTGCCCGTCAAACGAATGTGCGGGTAGTTGAGCCGATGGAGAAGAATTTTACAGGTTTTATTTTTAAAATTCACGCTAATATTGACCCCCGTCATAGGGATCGGATCGCATTTTTGCGGGTATGCTCAGGAACATTTGAGCGCGGTAAATTTTATCATCATACCCGATTGGACAAAAATGTTCGTTTTTCCAACCCATACAGCTTTCTGGCTTCGGCCAAAGAGGTCATTGATGAGGGATTTCCGGGAGACGTGATCGGTTTATACGACACCGGTACGTTCAAGATCGGCGATACGCTCACCGAAGGTGAAAAATTACTGTATGCAGGTATTCCTAGTTTCTCGCCTGAGATATTCAAAGAGTTGATCAATCTCGACCCCATGAAATCGAAACAGTTGGAAAAAGGAGTTCAACAATTGACCGATGAGGGCGTAGCCCAGTTGTTTACGCTACAACCCGGCAACCGGAAAGTGGTGGGAACTGTCGGAGAGTTGCAGTTTGAGGTCATTCAGTACCGTTTAGAGCACGAATACGGAGCTAAGTGCCGTTGGGTACAAATGAATACTACCCGGGCATGTTGGATAACGAGCGAAGATCCTAAGAAGTTACAGGAATTTATTCGATTGAAAGGAACCCAAATCGGGTATGACAAAGATAATAACCCGGTCTTTTTGGCCGATTCTGAATGGATGCTGCGCATGAACCGTGACAACAATCCCGACATTCAGTTTCATACCACTTCAGAATTTAAGGTAATGACGGATTGAGGAAGAATGGGGCATTTTCCACTTTTTATCGTTATGAAACATTCAAGGGAGAATGACAAAAGAAAAAAAGCTGCCCGAAATTATCGAACAGCTTTCCGACTATATCCACACCATTATTAGTTGTGCAAATATAGTTAGAAAACAATTTATTCCAAAAAAAGTCCTGTCTTTTTTTGGAATCGGAACGCTATGCGGCCTACTCTGAAAATAATGAGTTTTGTAACTCCGCGATTTGCAGATTGTTTAGATTGGCTAAAACTACATCGGCCTTCGTTAATATGGAAGGCAGGCCGATACCGACGGTTTTCATGCCGGCTCTATGGGCGGCTTCTATTCCGGCTACGGCATCTTCAAAAACCACACATTCTTCCGGAACAACTCCCAACGCCTCTGCTCCTTTTAAAAATACTTCCGGATCAGGCTTGCCTTTGGTGATTTTTGTGCCGTCAATGATGGTGTCGAAAGCATTGAGAATACCGATACGCTCCAGGATCGGTATTGCATTTTTGCTGACTGACCCAAGGCCGATTTTTATCCCTGCTAAACGGGTTTTCTCTAAAAATTCCGAAACGCCCGGCAGAATATCATCCGGAACCATCTTGTGGATGAGCTCTGTATACCAATCATTTTTCAGGGTGGCGTAGGCGTCTTTGGTGGCGGCATCGAGCGTTACATTTCCGTGCGCAAGAATCCGTTCAAGGGATTCTGTGCGGCTTACTCCTTTAAGACTTTCATTAAATTCTTCGGAGATATCGAACCCTAATTTTTCGTTGGCTAATCGCCGCCATGCCTGATAGTGGAAGTGGGCGGTATCCACAATGACCCCATCGAGGTCAAACAAAAATGCTTTTGGCTGGGCCATGTCTGAATCACATAGGTTTGGTGAGCCGCAAAAATACGGCGTACGGCCCTACTTCCAGCCATTGTACAATACTAAATTTACGGCCCGTCGTTATTTTGTGGGAAAGCCGCTTTTCTTCAGGTTCTCAAAAAGCTGTTTTACTTCAGGGATACGTTTTTCTCCGTTGAGGGCAAAATACCAAAAGGTTTCCAGTTCACCCCGGTGCATGGACTGATTCATATCCCCGCTTTGCGATTTATGAGCCGCTTTTACCCAATCGGCTACAATCATATAACTGTGTTTATTGTCTTCACCAAACCCGAAAGAACGGTCAAATTCAAATACAGGCGCTGCTGGACTGATGGCTGTTTCGGGATATTCCTCCAGGGCGGAGAACGTAAATGTATAACCTTTATTAGCGGCCTGTCCACCCAATACGATGGGCGGATTGGGGCCTTTATAACGTTGTACAGCCCGAAGAGCGCATAAAGAAGAGGCTTTGTGGTGGGCATGTTGCCCTTCGTGCGGGATCAAACAAAAAATAAAATCGTATTGTCCTTTGGCCAGCACCGCGTCCAATCGACGCTCAATATAGCCGATGTCCCAGTTTTTGCCTTGCAGGTAAGGCTTTTCATTGCGGTTGTAATAATCATCGATCTGGTCGAAAAAGAAGTAATTACCGATGCCCAAAATCTCGCCGGCGGCCATCATTTCTTTCTTACGTATAAGGGGTAGATTCTTACGACCCACCACTGAGTCAAGCATGTTCATACCGTAGTACTTTGATGCTACCATTCCGTTAAATCCCCCTGAGGCATCGGTAATCAGCGCAAGGTCGGCGATGCCTTTGAGCTCGCGGGTAATTTTAAAAACAGTGACCGGAAACATCGTCTCATCATCCGGATGAGCCGTAACGATGAGCACTTTGGGGCCTTGAGCAAAACCGCTGAACATACCGGTTAAAAGAGCAAATAGAGGTAAAGATTTCATGAGTTTTAAGGGATGGGATGGTTAAGACGTCCGAGCTGAACTTAAAAAGAGCCGTTTGATAACTATTGCAGGAATTTGTGATTGGCGGAATATCTATATCGGGCAAAATAAGTACCTTTAAAATTCTATGATTCCTCAAGACCTTACCAAATAAATAAAAATTGTACTCATATGAATATAGATTTACCAATATGGTATAATTATTTCCTGCAGACGGGTTGCCTGCCTATCAGTAAAGAATGGTTTAGGGGAAATCTTCTCGTTTCTTTGTGTTTTTTTAAGAGACCGGGTTATTCAGTGGTTAATTCATTTCTTCAGCAGGTGACTTGATTCTGACAATTCGCATTTATTTATGTCCTTTTACTCTATTCAAACGTTACCGCACTAAATGTTTTATTGTCATTTATCAGCTTTCAAAAATAAACTTATATGCTTAGGGATTGGGATTGTGATAGGCTCACCGGTTTGGGGGCAGCTCTCCGTATCTTTTCCCTTCGATGGAGCCGTCTTTCAACGAAGTATTTCCAATACGGCAACGGTCACGATTGCCGGAAGTTATAGCGGAGCTGTCGAGCGGGTTGAAGCCCGCCTGACCGCTGTTGCCGGGGGAACGAGTATAGGCTGGGCCGATATAGATTATCAGCCAAAAAATGGGATGTATACAGGAAATCTACGTGGGGTAACGGGGGGATGGTATACTCTGGAAGTGCGTTCAATACTGTTTAACAATGTGATCTCAACGGTGTCGTTATCGAGGGTAGGAGTGGGAGAGGTATTTATCATTGCGGGCCAGTCAAATGTACAGGGGATAGAAAACCGTGGTAACAAAGCTTCGTCGGACGCACAGGGACGTATAAAATATATTGATTGGTTATTGCCATGTCCGGACGGTGTCTGTCAGAATGTTGACCCGCCTTTTCCCCTAATCTCTACGCTCAACAGCACGGGTCAGGGAATTCATATTGCTCCCAATGGAAATACTTCCTGGGCGTGGGGAGAATTAGGCGATGCGCTCCTGAGTCGTTTTAACGTGCCCGTTTTATTTTTCAATGCCGCCGCCGGAGGCTCATCGGTCGGCAATTGGAGCCGCAGTGCCGATGGGTTGCCGTCGGGGCATCCGCTGTTTGGTTTTTTGTATGGAGGTAATCCTGATTTTCCGTATCAATATCTCCGCAAAGCGCTTAATTATTACGCTTGTCTGTTTGGCGTCAGGGCTGTACTGTGGCATCAGGGAGAATCTGATTCGATCAAAAATCGCAATGAAAATCCTAACGACAATACGTCAGCGGCTGAATACCGCGACAGTCTGCAATACGTCATCCGTCGCTCACGTTCACACTCCAATAAGGCCCTCTTGCCGTGGGTGGTAGGCCGAGGTTCATATTGGTATGATCCTGCCGGCGGCCCTGGTACGGATGCCGAGGTGATTTCCGGGCAAAATTTGACCATCAGCCCTGCGGACAAAATTTTTGAGGGTCCCAATACCGACAACATTCAAGTTCCGAGGGTAGATGGGGTACACCTTGAAAATGTACCGGGAGGCGCGCAGGGAATTTCTGAATTTGCCGCCGGATGGAATACTTATCTCACGAATACGTTCTTTGCGACCGCTAATCCGTACGCGGCCACCGCACCGCCTTCGCTGACGTTGGGGTGCTCCGGAAATACTTATTCCATCACGGCACCGGCCGGTTACAGCTATTTTTGGGTCAATGGGAATAATGACATAACGACGCATTTTTCAACGAATCAAACGATCTATCCCGGGGCAGGGACGTATCGGGTGTATTTGAAAGATGCTTTTGGCAATACCGTTGTGACACAGTCAGTAACGGTACCGTCGCTGAATCCTGTGCCGCCCACATTGTCGGCAAGTGCGTCACCGGTGGTGGCGGGTCAGTCTGTTATGCTGTATGCACAGGGGTGCAGCGGCACGGTGACTTGGTCTACCGGCCAGGGGGGGTACAGTATCTCACAAACACTTTCGCAAACAACTACCTACACGGCTACCTGCGGTATCGGAAGCTGTGTCTCCACCCAGGCTTCTATTCAGGTCAGTGCCTGTCCGGCCAATGCTACGTTATCTGCGGACTACGTTTCCGACCAAACCCTTACGGTTAAAGCATCCAATGCGCTTATCGGGACCAATGCGGTTCGGGCCGGAGCCACCATAACCTATGATGCAAAAAATTCGGTGACGCTTCAGCCGGGCTTTTTGGCCGAAAAAAACAGCACATTTACAGCGGTAGCGGGGGTAGGTTGTACCAATTAAGAGAAAGCAAGTAGACCTTTTACACAATTACCGCTGATTCGCACACATAGGTAGGGATAATCCCCGTGCTTCGAATTCGAATTTCGGCATCTTCGGCGGGAATGTTACCCGTCAGCACCAGCACCGTATCCAGTCCAAATTTGTTGCCGCCGGATATATCCGTTCGGAGGGTGTCGCCCACCATGACAATGTCTTTTTTGCCAATGGCAGGATTTTGAGCAATGACTCGTTCGTAGGCAAACATAAACAGTTGGGCGTCAGGCTTACCAAACCGGATGAATTGCTTCCCGACGATGTTTTCGAGCATATCGGCTACGCCCCCGATGGCAATGGCTACCTGCGTTTTTGAAGTAGGGTAGGTATTGTCGGTATTGGCTACAATGACGGGGATCGTTCGCCGCCGTAGCAGGTTGACTGCTTTGTTGAGGTCGTGATTCCAGTCAAACCCTTCATCATCCAGTAAAACAAGGGCGTTAATGTCGCCTGCATTGTCCGGATCAACGTCAGAGATCGAAAGGGTTTTGAGGTCAGCGGTTTCAATGTAATGGGCTGAATCTTCGGTGCCTAAATAGGCGACCGTCCCCTGTTTGACCTTTAATTGTACATATTCCCGGGCCAACATACCTGAGGAGATGATACTGTCGGCCGTGATGTCATGCAGCCCCAACCGCCAATAGGATTCGGCCAATTGCTGCGGGCTTCGGGAGGCGTCATTGGTCAGAATATAAAACGGCTTTTGCTGCTGCCGGAGGTACGAAAACGTGTCACCAATGTTGGGAATGAGTCCATGGGCATTTTTTAATACTCCAAAGGCATCAAAGAAAAAAACTTGATAGCGCTCGGCAACTTCTTTAAAATTATCCAGGTATAACATGCAGCAAAAGGTCAGTGATAGTAGGTAAATGGACAGTAGGTTACAATTTTAATCGCTCCAGGATCGGCTCTACCGAAAAATGCTCAATGGATGGAAAGTAGGTATGATAGGCTTCGCTTTGCAGTTTGGTAGCGTAGGTACGGTGGAAAAAATAGCGTCCGTACTTGATGACGTAGTTCAAAATGAAAAAACGATAGGCTTCGGGTAGAAAAAGGACCTCGCGCCGGGTGAGGGGGTACACCTTATGGTATTCTTCCAGAAACCAGCCAAAACGCTCTTCGGCCAGTGGGTTGATCAGATAGGAAAACACAGTGCGGTCGCCGGCATCAGAGCATACCCGACTGAAAAAGTAAAAGTCCATGACCCGATAACTGATCCTGAACCAGTCGTAATCCCAGCGCGAAAACAATTCCAGCTCTTTGGTAACCGAAAAATTGCCGATGTTCCAATCCAAAAAAACGGGAATTGTTTCAACGGCCCCTTCAACGATGGTTCGGCGATTTTCCAAAAACGCATTGCATTGCTTCCGGAGGGCTTCGATGTTCATGCGGTGCTCGTAGCGGCCCGTTTCCGTATCCAGCAGTGCCAGCAGGTCCTGAATGTCTGAGCGCAGTGTCTTGGAAGATTTAGGCATCACGGTGCTTACGCGAGAGCAGGCCATATGAAACCGGGCGATCTCCGAGCCCAGCCTGCGAATGTGGTGCTCATCCAGGCGGCGGGGAAGCTTTTCGGCCACGCGAATGGGGTTATAAAATACCACCCATACGTCAATATCTTCCTCTTCCTGTCGGTGACGGTATACATATACCTGATTGTTTTTAACCAGCGACTTCGCCAATACGTTTTCAAACGGATACAGGAGGTTGTTGGCTAACGTATGGATCAGGCGATGATCTTCTTTGAAATGCTCAAACTTGCCGAAATACGAAAGTTTGGCAATCACCCGGTCGCCGCCTTCGAGCGTAACCCGAAATACGTGATTGGTCGAAACGCGGGCACTGATGTCTTCAATGTGGTCAATGGGACGACTGGAATCAAAATCGGCCCACGCAAATCTGATGATGGAAGGATAATCTAAAAAACGCATAACGTAACTTTTTGCAAAGATAGCGTTTGTTTTTTAAGGATACCGTGGGCGAAACTTTTGCCGCGCCGGCATTTATCCTAAGTGCAGGGTATTTTGCCCGCTGCCTCAGCAGTTGCGCAGAGCAGCGATTTAACATCTCCGCCCTCTGCTGCGAATAATAGCGACCGTTTGCGGTTACGGGCAAAAAGTTGTTTTTACTGAACGATCTCGGCGGCCAGCTCTTTGAGATTCAGCCCGCCAAAGGTGCCCGAGCTCATCATTAACAGATTAGCATCGGTCCATTTTTGGTCGAGTAAAAAAGCCTGCAACGCTTTGTGATCTGTAAAAACGTGCAGGTCTTTACGCTGAAAAGCGGCCTGTACTTCGGCCGGCTCTATGGCAGCCAGGCGTTTGTGCATCAGGGTATGCGGGTTATAATAGACTGCCGCTATATCGGCGGCATCCAACTTATGAGCGTATTGACCGATAAAATCTTTATTTAAGCTGCTGAATGTATGCAGTTCTACGCAGGCCACCAATATACGTTTCGGAAACTGCGATTTGGCGGCTTTGGTGGTCGCTTCCACTTTGGAAGGAGCGTGGGCAAAATCCTTGAACGCCGCCGTTTTGTCGTTCTTGGCCAAGGTTTCCATACGGTTGGCGGCCCCTTTGAAGGTTTGAATAGCGCGGTAAAATTGGGCGTGGGTCAGCCCTAATTCAGTGCATACGGCCAGTGCTCCGCTGATATTTTTCATGTTATGTTCACCAAAAACCAACAGCGGCACGTCGCCGTAATCGGCTGTACTGAGGAAGGTTTGTCCGTTGACGATTCTGTGCGCATGGGCTTCATACGGCACCGGGCGCACGTCAACGCGCTCGTTCTTGCCGATGACGTCGAGCATATCATCCGTTTCGTCAAAGATCAGGATGCCTGATTTGGGGAGGGATTCGGCCAATTTTTCAAATTGGTCTACGTACACTTCCCAGGTCGGAAACACATTGTAATGATCCCAGGCGATGCCGCTGATGAGCGCTATGTGCGGATGATAATGCAAAAACTTGGGGTTGGCATCGGTAGGGGAAGCCGGGTATTCATCGCCTTCAATGATAATCGTGGGGGCGTTGTCGGTCAGTTTTACCATTGTGTCAAAGCCTTCCAGTTGGGCTCCTACCAAATAATCAAAAAGTCGGTTATTGTACCGAAGTACGTGCAGGATCATCGACGTGATGGTCGTTTTGCCGTGGCTTCCTGCGATCACAACGCGTTGTTTATGAAGGCTTTGTTGGTAAATGTATTCGGGGTAGGAGTACACCGGCAGCCCTAATTCGATCGCGCGGGCCAGTTCGGGATTGTCTTTACGGGCGTGCATTCCTACTATAACAGCATCAAGGTCTGCGTGGATCTTCTTGGGAAACCAGCCCATTTCGGCAGGAAGTAAGCCTAAACTTTGGAGTCGGGATTGAGCGGGATCGTATATTTCGTCGTCGGAGCCGCTCACTTTGTATCCTTTATGATGTAAGGCAATGGCTAAATTGTGCATTACGCTTCCGCCAATGGCAATGAAATGGACCTGCATTTCTCTATGAATAGGGGTTGAAAAACTTACCGTGTTTCTGCTGCTGAACTTGGAAAGTTTGAGTAAATAAGTTGTATTTGCAAACAAATTAACAGCCAATCGGCCAAACTATCAAACTTTTCACCCAATACCCGGAAAAACGTGTCTCTTATTGTAAGTATTGATACTTCTACGCGTGGCTGCTCGGTTGCTTTGCATCAAAACGGCCAATTGCTCACCGCATATGACCTGTTGGCCGAAAAATCGTCGTCGGGCATGCTCACCACGCTCATTCAGCAGGCTGTCGAGCACGCCGGCTTTCACCTTTCCGAGCTGGATGCCGTGGCAGTTGCCAAAGGCCCCGGCTCGTATACGGGACTCCGAATCGCCGTTTCCACAGCCAAGGGCCTGTGCTTCGCGCTCGATAAACCCCTGCTTTCCGTCAACACCCTCGAAGCTATGGCCCTGCAGGTCAGTGGTTTTTACAACGATAGTTCGCTTTTGTGCCCTATGCTCGACGCCCGACGTATGGAAGTATACTGCGCCGTCTTTGACCGGACCTTGCGGTACGTAGAGCCTACGCAGGCCAAGATCATCGAGAGCGAGTCGTTCGCGGAGTTGTTACAAACTCATAAGGTCGTGTTCTTCGGCGACGGTGCCGCTAAGTGCAGAGCCGTCTTTGGAGCATACGAAAATGCGGTCTTTCTGCCCGTGGATCTGTATCCTTCGGCCAAAACGGTAGGGCAACTGGCAGTGGAGCTGTTTGAAAGCCGGCACTTTGAAGATCCGGAGACCTTTGAGCCCTTTTACCTGAAAGAATTTATGACCACCGTTCCCAAAAAGGCGCGGGTGGGTTTGTAATGAATGTTAAAAATCAACGATCCTTTTTTGAAATCATACTTTTTGGCGTTATACATTTTTGATTTATCATTTTATATTTTACAGTTTCTTAAACGATTTTGCCGCAGATGTATGGTCTGCAAAGTACTATTAAAAGGCATTTGCCGTTTTTATCAGAGGTTTAACTGTATTCAAAAAAAACAGATGAGTTGTTTCATGAAAAAAATCATTCTTCCTTTCCTCGGCCTGGCAGTATTGGCAGGCTGTTCTAAAACAAAAGACCCGATGCCTAAGGGCATTGATGCCGTTTTTGTGGGAAGCAGTGACAATAAACTCTACGCTATCCATTCCAAGACCGGCGCCAAACTTTGGGAATTTACGGCCAAATCGGCCGTGCATTCGTCGCCGGCCTTGGGGAATGGCCTCGTGATCCTGGGGAGTTCGGACGAAAATGTGTATACCCTTGATATTCAAACAGGAGCCAAAGTGTGGGAGTTTGCCTCCGGCATGCGCATTTCTTCGGCCCCTTTTTATGCCGATGGTACCGTATACGCGGGCATGGGCAGTACCTCCAATTTTACCAGTAAACTCTACGCTCTGAATGTGGTCAACGGCAGTAAAAAGTGGGAGTTTTCGGCCGATGGCCTTAATGTCTCATCCTGCACCGTTGTCAACGGGAAAGTATATGTGGGCGGCTTTACCAATCTATACGCGTTGGATGCCCAAACGGGGAAAAAACAGTGGGAGTTTGTCACGGGTACAGGCGTAGATTCATCGCCTGCGGTGGCCGACGGTATGGTGTATATCGGCAGCAATGATTTTAACGTCTATGCTGTCGATGCCCTGACGGGCACCAAAAAATGGCAGTTTGCGACGGGCGGAGAAGTCTCTTCTTCTCCAACCGTAGCCAACGGAACAGTGTATGTCGGCAGTTTTGACCGGAAACTCTATGCTTTGGACGCCAAGACGGGTACCAAACAGTGGGAATTAAGAACCGATGGCCCGCTTCTTTCCTCGCCGGTCGTGTCCAAGGGCATTGTGTATATTGGCAGCAATGATAACAAGCTGTATGCCGTAGATGCGAAAACAGGTGCTAAAAAATGGGAGTTTTGGACTTCCAACCGCATCCAATCTTCGCCGGTGGCTTCTGATAGCCTGGTGTACGTGGGCAGTCTTGACAATAAACTTTATGCCGTGGATATTCAGTCGGGGGCTAAAAAATGGGATTTTCAGACGGGAGGCAGCATTTATTCATCGCCGGTGATTCTCAATGCCAAAGGGACCGTATACAGTGCGGGGGTCAGCGGTGCGCAACAATAGGCGTATTAATTTTGGCAACGTGCGAACTTTTTCGACCTACGCGGGTGTTTAGAATAAACCCGATTTTACCAATGTCTGTTTTCGGTCAGCGCTTTCCGGAAAACAGGTACGGGGCGTAACGCATCACTCTTACTTGGGGCCGCCATGGTTTTGACAGCGAGTTGAAGCAATACGTATAAGCACGTCGGGACGTGTGCGCGAGTCCTGTTAAAAACACGCATAAACAATAGCTGGCGAATATAGCTACGCTATGGCTGCCTAATCCGGAGTGATTAGCCTTTAGCCATCGTTCCTCCAACCTCCGCCTTGCAGGTTGGATCAAGGAGCGTCGAAACGTAAGGCTGGTCGGGCGGATGGTGTTAATGCTCGGTGAGACACAACACCTAAGGTGCGGGATGAGGTCTGATTTGAACCTTGCCTGCGCTCGAAAATCCAATCAAATCTAAGCGTGTAGAAGGCGTACGGTTTCCTTGTTCTGGACGTGGGTTCGACTCCCACCGGCTCCACAACTAACACAAATAACCTCTTGACTATCATATAGTTAAGAGGTTATTGTTTTTTGGGAGGACAGTTTCAGTAAAATGCTTAAAAACAGGTATACTTTTTGGTCCCGGGTTTCTTCGTAAATACAAGTCTTTACAATGGGAGTGCAATGTAAGTTACTGTAATACCAAAGTGACATTTTTCCAATGGAGCTTTCCCTTTTTATTGTTGCCGGTAGGGTTCAAAAATGGGTTTATATGTCAATAACCCAGAAATGCTAAGAACTCTCTAATACGGTAAACTGAATGATATCTAATGTAAAGTCCGTTACAACAGTAAGATTTATGTATTGTTCAGGCACCTTCTGTGTGATTGTATACCCCTATAAAATTTTACAATGTATCACGGGAAAAAGGACGTACGAATTAAGCATCAAATTCTTTTAAAGCTTTATTTTTCTCCTCTATACATCTGGTATCCGTCTCAAATTTGATTTTTTTACTATACCCCCTAGTCTTATGGAATTTTGTTTAATTTTATGTATTACTTTTAAGGTATTATCGGTTTTTAGTGCTATCAACGTATGAAATATTTTATTATAACGTTAATTTATGAATTAAAGGATGTAGCAGAATATCCTTTATTTAAGAACTATATTGTAAATACAATTGACAAAATACCTTTAGCTGAACTTTTTCAATCCTCTAAATATCAAATTGAGGGTTATCGGGTAGTGGGGGTGCTGAGTCCGTTGGCAATTTCAAAAACAACTGCTGAATCATTGAAAACTTTGCGAAAGGATACCATTTGCGGAGAATTGTGTACAATATCATAGACAAAAAGCGGGCGGATGTCGATGGAAAAATCACTATATTAAATAGTGTAGATTTTTTTGACATTAATGAATGCCCTTATTAGCAAAAATTGCCAATAAGGGTTGGTAGTTGCTTTTTCTAGCTATTTACGTATTTTTTTTAAACATTCCACAGAGTTTAACCTTGGACATCCCGGAGAAAGTATCTCAAAGCAACGCAAATAGTCCTGTATTATATGCACTTGCCCAAAAATACTTTTCAGGTATTCCTATTTACTCTGTATTCTCTAAAGCTTTGCTTACAAACCAGAAAAAGTATTCGCTGTTGAACTTAGGTGAGGTTGGCAAAATATGCGAAAAAGCCTTTTCCTGCAAAAGATCAGGTTGTCAGATAACGTAGTAGTGTCGTCCGTGCAAACAATAAAAAATGCAGATTGAAAATGATTTAAAATTTATAAATTTTGCTTGGGTTAGCCATACCAATCGATGTGATGAAATAAT
Above is a window of Runella slithyformis DSM 19594 DNA encoding:
- the pgmB gene encoding beta-phosphoglucomutase, whose product is MAQPKAFLFDLDGVIVDTAHFHYQAWRRLANEKLGFDISEEFNESLKGVSRTESLERILAHGNVTLDAATKDAYATLKNDWYTELIHKMVPDDILPGVSEFLEKTRLAGIKIGLGSVSKNAIPILERIGILNAFDTIIDGTKITKGKPDPEVFLKGAEALGVVPEECVVFEDAVAGIEAAHRAGMKTVGIGLPSILTKADVVLANLNNLQIAELQNSLFSE
- a CDS encoding PIG-L family deacetylase; translation: MKSLPLFALLTGMFSGFAQGPKVLIVTAHPDDETMFPVTVFKITRELKGIADLALITDASGGFNGMVASKYYGMNMLDSVVGRKNLPLIRKKEMMAAGEILGIGNYFFFDQIDDYYNRNEKPYLQGKNWDIGYIERRLDAVLAKGQYDFIFCLIPHEGQHAHHKASSLCALRAVQRYKGPNPPIVLGGQAANKGYTFTFSALEEYPETAISPAAPVFEFDRSFGFGEDNKHSYMIVADWVKAAHKSQSGDMNQSMHRGELETFWYFALNGEKRIPEVKQLFENLKKSGFPTK
- a CDS encoding TIGR01459 family HAD-type hydrolase; the protein is MLYLDNFKEVAERYQVFFFDAFGVLKNAHGLIPNIGDTFSYLRQQQKPFYILTNDASRSPQQLAESYWRLGLHDITADSIISSGMLAREYVQLKVKQGTVAYLGTEDSAHYIETADLKTLSISDVDPDNAGDINALVLLDDEGFDWNHDLNKAVNLLRRRTIPVIVANTDNTYPTSKTQVAIAIGGVADMLENIVGKQFIRFGKPDAQLFMFAYERVIAQNPAIGKKDIVMVGDTLRTDISGGNKFGLDTVLVLTGNIPAEDAEIRIRSTGIIPTYVCESAVIV
- a CDS encoding 3-coathanger stack domain-containing protein, with translation MIGSPVWGQLSVSFPFDGAVFQRSISNTATVTIAGSYSGAVERVEARLTAVAGGTSIGWADIDYQPKNGMYTGNLRGVTGGWYTLEVRSILFNNVISTVSLSRVGVGEVFIIAGQSNVQGIENRGNKASSDAQGRIKYIDWLLPCPDGVCQNVDPPFPLISTLNSTGQGIHIAPNGNTSWAWGELGDALLSRFNVPVLFFNAAAGGSSVGNWSRSADGLPSGHPLFGFLYGGNPDFPYQYLRKALNYYACLFGVRAVLWHQGESDSIKNRNENPNDNTSAAEYRDSLQYVIRRSRSHSNKALLPWVVGRGSYWYDPAGGPGTDAEVISGQNLTISPADKIFEGPNTDNIQVPRVDGVHLENVPGGAQGISEFAAGWNTYLTNTFFATANPYAATAPPSLTLGCSGNTYSITAPAGYSYFWVNGNNDITTHFSTNQTIYPGAGTYRVYLKDAFGNTVVTQSVTVPSLNPVPPTLSASASPVVAGQSVMLYAQGCSGTVTWSTGQGGYSISQTLSQTTTYTATCGIGSCVSTQASIQVSACPANATLSADYVSDQTLTVKASNALIGTNAVRAGATITYDAKNSVTLQPGFLAEKNSTFTAVAGVGCTN
- a CDS encoding peptide chain release factor 3; its protein translation is MSTIQEEIAKRRTFAIISHPDAGKTTLTEKLLLFGGAIQTAGAVKSNKIKKTATSDFMEIEKQRGISVATSVMTFEYNNLLINILDTPGHKDFAEDTYRTLTAVDSVILVIDCVKGVEEQTERLMEVCRMRDTPVIVFINKMDREGQNPFDLLDELEQKLNLKVRPLTWPVNGGATFKGVYHLLEKQMYFFKVNKTKVEDDVALLELDSEELDLKVGTRDADQLREDVELIDGVYDQFNREDYLSGKVAPVFFGSAVNNFGVRELLEAFCQISPLPIARQTNVRVVEPMEKNFTGFIFKIHANIDPRHRDRIAFLRVCSGTFERGKFYHHTRLDKNVRFSNPYSFLASAKEVIDEGFPGDVIGLYDTGTFKIGDTLTEGEKLLYAGIPSFSPEIFKELINLDPMKSKQLEKGVQQLTDEGVAQLFTLQPGNRKVVGTVGELQFEVIQYRLEHEYGAKCRWVQMNTTRACWITSEDPKKLQEFIRLKGTQIGYDKDNNPVFLADSEWMLRMNRDNNPDIQFHTTSEFKVMTD